Proteins from one Desulfolucanica intricata genomic window:
- a CDS encoding pyridoxamine 5'-phosphate oxidase family protein has protein sequence MKEVYDFLKKCQTYYIATVDGDQPRVRPFGTIDIFEDKLYIQTGKVKNVSKQMQANPKIEICAFDGSEWIRVAATVVRDDRVEAKQHMLDAYPNLQERYKADDDNTEVLYLKDATATIYSFTAEPRVIRF, from the coding sequence GTGAAAGAAGTATATGATTTTTTAAAGAAGTGCCAGACATATTACATTGCAACGGTTGACGGTGACCAGCCAAGGGTACGTCCTTTTGGGACTATAGATATATTTGAGGACAAACTTTATATCCAAACAGGCAAAGTCAAGAATGTCTCCAAGCAGATGCAGGCAAATCCAAAAATTGAAATCTGTGCTTTCGACGGTAGCGAGTGGATTCGTGTCGCGGCAACTGTTGTAAGGGATGACAGGGTAGAAGCAAAACAACACATGTTGGATGCATATCCAAATTTGCAGGAAAGGTATAAAGCAGATGATGATAATACAGAGGTGTTATATCTGAAAGATGCCACCGCTACGATTTACTCATTCACAGCTGAACCCCGTGTAATTAGGTTTTAA
- a CDS encoding ATP-binding protein, producing the protein MPFEKEGAQLLFQVISECYEKRSVIITTNIEFSRWNGIFYDEKMTSAILDRLIHHSHLLVFGGNLKTRP; encoded by the coding sequence ATCCCTTTTGAAAAAGAAGGAGCACAACTTCTCTTTCAAGTTATCTCAGAATGTTATGAAAAACGGAGTGTAATCATAACCACTAACATTGAGTTTAGCAGATGGAATGGCATTTTCTATGATGAAAAAATGACTAGTGCCATTCTTGATAGACTAATACACCACAGTCACCTACTGGTATTTGGCGGGAACTTAAAAACTCGCCCATAA
- a CDS encoding signal peptidase II: MLIIFDQITKYHATIKPEFSRLVIINDGVIFGIYGANNFIMGLLIILSVAVIIVAYFFYRFYIVKCRQSLLMDIFVISFCSSTISNTIDRIIFGGGRDFINALGQLYELC; encoded by the coding sequence ATGTTAATAATATTTGACCAGATAACTAAATACCATGCAACTATAAAACCTGAATTCTCACGATTGGTTATTATTAATGACGGAGTGATATTTGGTATTTATGGTGCCAATAACTTTATAATGGGCTTATTAATTATTTTATCCGTAGCAGTTATCATAGTAGCCTATTTCTTCTATCGCTTCTACATAGTAAAATGTCGCCAGAGTTTACTCATGGATATATTTGTAATATCCTTTTGCAGTAGCACAATAAGTAACACCATTGATCGGATAATATTTGGTGGTGGGCGGGATTTCATTAATGCTTTAGGCCAACTATATGAATTATGCTGA